One window from the genome of Enterobacteriaceae bacterium Kacie_13 encodes:
- the dinG gene encoding ATP-dependent DNA helicase DinG, whose protein sequence is MALSPAVKNQISQWYKALQEQIPDFIPRAPQRQMIAEVAKAFSGDSARHLAIEAPTGVGKTLSYLIPGIAVSREEEKPLIVSTANVALQDQIYSKDLPLLKKIIPDLKFTGAFGRGRYVCPRNLASMSNENAQGDLGLFLGDELAPSSGEEQKLCKTLETALSRYEWDGLRDHYKKTIDDPLWIKISTDKANCLSRNCHYFRECPYFVARKEIESADVVVTNHALVMAALESESVLPPAKDLLLVLDEGHHLPEVARDALEVDAEITAVWNNLQLDNFVRQIEQCLALFTPKNPPPLTNAERLHNHCAEMRELLLLIEQSVSQYLPPDEPEAEYRFELGALPPELTEQCSRLFKLTDGLRSLAEYMVNDLSEKTGKHDIMRLHRAILHMSRMQSYLETMSKLWRLAALDKASNAPIGKWVTRTYFDNQTHLVFHCAGIRVSDQLEKMLWRKVPHVVITSATLRSLNSFSRLQEMSGLSEKAGDRFVSLDSPFNHVEQGKIVIPQMTLEPVMANEAAHLQEMADFFRTELAKGLHTGQLVLFASNRALQQFVSLLPDLRLMLLVQGDQPRYRLVEEHRKRVSEGTTSVLIGLQSFAEGLDLKGELLTQVHIHKIAFPPVDSPVILTEGEWLKTLKRYPFEVQSLPSASFNLIQQVGRLIRSHECTGEIVIYDKRLLTKSYGSRLLAALPVFPIEHREMPAPGSVKRPDRLKTVKKDPVRRRARRR, encoded by the coding sequence ATGGCGCTTTCCCCCGCAGTAAAAAATCAGATCAGCCAGTGGTACAAAGCCCTGCAAGAGCAAATCCCGGATTTCATTCCCCGCGCTCCGCAACGACAAATGATTGCAGAGGTGGCGAAGGCGTTCTCGGGGGATTCTGCACGGCATCTGGCCATTGAGGCGCCAACCGGCGTCGGGAAAACGCTGTCCTATCTTATCCCCGGCATCGCCGTCAGCCGCGAAGAAGAAAAGCCGCTGATTGTCAGCACCGCCAACGTCGCGTTGCAGGACCAGATTTACAGCAAAGACTTACCACTGCTGAAAAAAATCATTCCGGACCTGAAATTTACCGGCGCGTTTGGCCGTGGTCGCTATGTCTGCCCGCGCAATCTGGCGTCGATGAGCAATGAAAATGCGCAGGGCGATCTGGGCTTGTTTCTCGGTGATGAACTGGCACCTTCCAGTGGTGAAGAACAGAAGCTGTGCAAAACGCTGGAAACCGCGCTCTCCCGCTACGAGTGGGACGGGCTGCGCGATCATTACAAAAAAACCATCGACGATCCGCTGTGGATTAAAATCAGTACTGACAAAGCCAACTGCCTCAGCCGCAACTGCCATTATTTCCGTGAGTGTCCGTACTTCGTGGCGCGCAAAGAGATAGAAAGTGCTGACGTGGTGGTCACCAACCACGCATTAGTGATGGCCGCGCTGGAGTCCGAATCAGTGCTGCCACCGGCGAAAGATCTGCTGCTGGTGCTCGATGAAGGGCACCATTTGCCGGAAGTCGCGCGCGATGCGCTGGAAGTTGATGCTGAAATCACAGCGGTGTGGAATAACCTGCAACTGGACAATTTTGTGCGTCAGATTGAACAATGTCTGGCGCTCTTCACCCCGAAAAACCCACCGCCGCTGACCAACGCCGAGCGTCTGCATAATCACTGCGCCGAGATGCGTGAGCTGCTGTTGCTGATCGAACAATCCGTCAGCCAGTATCTGCCGCCGGACGAGCCGGAAGCGGAATACCGTTTTGAGCTGGGCGCACTGCCGCCGGAGCTGACTGAGCAGTGTAGCCGCCTGTTTAAACTTACCGACGGCCTGCGCAGTCTGGCGGAATACATGGTAAACGATCTCAGCGAGAAGACCGGTAAGCACGATATTATGCGTCTGCACCGCGCGATCCTGCACATGAGCCGTATGCAAAGCTATCTCGAAACCATGAGCAAACTGTGGCGGCTGGCAGCGCTGGATAAAGCCTCCAATGCGCCTATCGGCAAATGGGTAACGCGGACATATTTCGATAACCAGACGCATCTGGTATTCCACTGTGCGGGTATCCGCGTCAGCGATCAGCTGGAAAAAATGCTGTGGCGCAAAGTGCCGCACGTGGTCATCACCTCCGCTACATTGCGTTCGCTGAACAGCTTTTCGCGATTGCAGGAAATGAGCGGTCTGAGCGAAAAAGCCGGTGATCGTTTTGTCAGTCTGGACTCGCCGTTTAACCACGTTGAGCAGGGCAAAATCGTCATCCCGCAAATGACGCTTGAGCCGGTAATGGCCAACGAAGCGGCGCATTTGCAGGAGATGGCCGATTTCTTCCGAACGGAACTGGCGAAAGGGCTGCATACCGGCCAGCTGGTGTTGTTCGCCAGCAACCGCGCGCTGCAACAGTTTGTCTCCCTGCTGCCGGATTTACGCCTGATGCTGCTGGTGCAGGGCGATCAGCCGCGCTACCGGCTGGTGGAAGAGCACCGCAAACGCGTTTCAGAAGGCACCACCAGCGTGCTGATTGGCCTGCAATCTTTCGCTGAAGGGCTTGATCTGAAAGGTGAGCTGCTGACGCAGGTGCACATTCATAAAATCGCCTTCCCGCCGGTCGACAGCCCGGTGATCCTCACCGAAGGTGAATGGCTGAAAACGCTGAAGCGTTATCCTTTTGAAGTGCAAAGCCTGCCGAGCGCATCGTTTAATCTGATCCAGCAGGTTGGCCGATTAATTCGCAGTCACGAATGCACCGGTGAAATTGTGATATACGATAAGCGTTTACTGACTAAAAGTTACGGTTCGCGCCTGCTGGCTGCGTTGCCGGTGTTCCCAATCGAACACCGCGAAATGCCTGCACCGGGGTCAGTGAAGCGGCCAGATAGGCTCAAAACTGTGAAGAAAGATCCGGTTCGCCGCCGTGCGCGCCGCCGTTAA
- the ybiB gene encoding DNA-binding protein YbiB, giving the protein MDYTKLIKEVGRGKNHARDLDREQSLALYREMLAGDVPDLQLGALLIAFRIKGEAEEEMLGFYQAMEERVMRLQAPADRPLPVVIPTYNGARKQANLTPLLAILLSHLGLPVVVHGVDEDPTRITSAEIFRALGIEAAHNQDQAQQQLDAGTAPVFIPISVLCPPIEKQLSLRWQMGVRNSSHTLAKLITPFIGQDSLRLSSVSHPEYIQRVSSFFRQIDGRALLTQGTEGEVYANPQRFPQTHLIVAGEQQVLAEKEEIFGSDTPGTKDVAATAAFIQECLKGERDIPSAILTQVACVLVGCGVSGDRVEARMLVNQLF; this is encoded by the coding sequence ATGGATTACACCAAACTCATCAAAGAAGTCGGGCGCGGAAAAAATCACGCCCGTGATTTAGACCGGGAGCAGTCGCTAGCGTTGTACCGCGAGATGCTCGCGGGCGATGTTCCGGACTTACAGCTGGGCGCTTTGCTGATCGCGTTTCGTATTAAAGGCGAAGCAGAAGAGGAAATGCTCGGTTTTTATCAGGCAATGGAAGAGCGTGTGATGCGCCTTCAGGCTCCCGCAGATCGTCCGCTGCCGGTGGTAATTCCGACCTACAACGGTGCGCGCAAGCAGGCGAATCTCACCCCGCTGCTGGCGATTTTGCTCAGCCACCTCGGCCTGCCGGTAGTGGTTCACGGCGTTGACGAAGACCCCACCCGCATTACCAGCGCCGAGATTTTCCGTGCGCTGGGCATTGAGGCCGCACATAACCAGGATCAGGCGCAGCAGCAGCTCGACGCTGGCACCGCGCCGGTATTTATCCCTATTTCTGTTCTGTGCCCGCCGATCGAGAAACAGCTTTCGTTGCGCTGGCAGATGGGGGTGCGAAACAGCAGCCATACGCTGGCGAAGCTCATTACCCCGTTCATCGGGCAGGATTCTCTGCGATTATCGAGCGTTTCACACCCGGAATATATTCAGCGTGTTTCTTCATTCTTCCGCCAGATCGATGGCCGCGCTTTACTGACGCAGGGAACGGAAGGGGAAGTGTATGCCAATCCGCAGCGGTTCCCGCAGACGCATCTGATTGTTGCAGGTGAGCAACAGGTACTGGCTGAAAAGGAAGAAATATTCGGTTCCGATACGCCGGGAACCAAAGATGTCGCGGCGACGGCGGCGTTTATTCAGGAATGCCTCAAGGGCGAGCGGGATATCCCTTCGGCGATTTTGACACAGGTAGCCTGTGTGCTCGTCGGTTGCGGTGTTTCTGGGGATAGGGTGGAAGCACGGATGTTGGTTAATCAATTGTTTTGA
- a CDS encoding deoxyribonuclease IV, whose amino-acid sequence MKFVGAHVSAAGGVDQAVLRAHELEATAFALFTKNQRQWKAAPLPEDVIEKFKAACEKYGYQSNQILPHDSYLINLGHPVTEALEKSREAFLDELQRCEQLGLSLLNFHPGSHLMQIDEDKCLERISESLNIALAQTKGVTAVIENTAGQGSNLGFRFEHLAKIIDGVEDKSRVGVCIDTCHAFAAGYDLRTVEECENTFRHFSDVVGFEYLRGIHLNDAKSEFNSRVDRHHSLGEGNIGNTVFSWIMKDPRFDGIPMILETVNPDIWKDEIAWLKAQQTSEADDAAA is encoded by the coding sequence ATGAAGTTTGTCGGAGCACACGTCAGTGCGGCAGGCGGCGTAGATCAGGCCGTACTGAGAGCGCACGAGCTGGAAGCCACGGCTTTTGCGCTTTTCACCAAGAATCAGCGTCAGTGGAAAGCCGCGCCGTTACCGGAAGACGTCATCGAAAAATTTAAAGCCGCCTGTGAAAAATACGGTTACCAGAGCAACCAGATTTTGCCGCACGACAGCTATCTGATTAACCTCGGCCATCCGGTGACCGAAGCGCTGGAGAAATCCCGCGAAGCGTTCCTCGACGAACTGCAACGTTGCGAACAACTGGGACTTTCGCTGCTGAACTTCCATCCGGGCAGCCACCTGATGCAGATAGACGAAGATAAATGCCTGGAGCGCATCTCTGAATCGCTGAACATTGCGCTCGCACAGACCAAAGGCGTCACGGCAGTCATCGAAAACACCGCCGGTCAGGGCAGCAATCTGGGTTTCCGCTTCGAGCATCTGGCAAAAATCATTGACGGTGTGGAAGACAAAAGCCGGGTTGGCGTCTGCATCGATACTTGCCACGCCTTCGCTGCCGGCTACGATCTGCGCACCGTCGAAGAGTGTGAAAACACGTTCCGTCATTTCAGCGACGTCGTCGGTTTCGAGTATCTGCGCGGGATACATCTCAACGATGCGAAAAGCGAATTCAACAGCCGCGTCGACCGTCATCACAGCCTGGGCGAAGGCAATATTGGGAATACGGTATTTAGCTGGATCATGAAAGATCCGAGATTTGATGGGATCCCGATGATTCTGGAAACGGTAAATCCTGATATCTGGAAGGATGAAATCGCGTGGCTGAAGGCGCAGCAGACATCTGAGGCGGATGACGCCGCGGCTTAA
- a CDS encoding YeiH family putative sulfate export transporter: protein MWFSRLLPGLLLTGAITALAVWLSDFPSLNHLGLSALTLAIVIGMVVGNTVYPAAKPWCDEGVTLAKQRLLRLGIILYGLRLTFAQIADVGATGILIDAIMLCSTFALACWLGQRVFKLDRDTSMLIGAGSSICGAAAVMATEPVLNAKAEKVTVAVATVVIFGTAAIFLYPWLWQLNAHYHWLDFTASQFGIYTGSTVHEVAQVVAAGQGVSPEAENAAVIAKMIRVMMLAPFLLLLSGWVARGKGQQQEGQASGIRNITIPWFALFFILVAAFNSLDILPHSWIPALITLDTVLLAMAMAALGLTTHISALRQAGLKPMLLAAILFVWLIAGGAGINQLVQHLFG, encoded by the coding sequence ATGTGGTTCAGCCGCCTGCTGCCCGGCCTTTTGCTGACCGGCGCAATCACCGCCCTGGCAGTCTGGCTGAGCGATTTCCCTTCACTGAACCATCTGGGCCTCAGCGCACTGACGCTGGCCATTGTCATCGGTATGGTGGTCGGTAACACTGTTTATCCTGCGGCGAAACCCTGGTGTGATGAAGGCGTGACGCTGGCGAAACAACGCCTGCTGCGTCTGGGCATCATCCTTTACGGCCTGCGCCTTACCTTTGCGCAGATCGCCGACGTCGGTGCGACCGGTATCCTGATCGACGCCATCATGCTGTGCTCCACTTTCGCCCTCGCCTGCTGGCTCGGCCAGCGGGTATTTAAATTAGACCGCGACACGTCGATGTTAATCGGCGCGGGCAGCAGTATTTGTGGCGCTGCAGCAGTGATGGCGACGGAACCGGTGCTCAATGCCAAAGCTGAAAAAGTAACAGTCGCCGTCGCGACGGTGGTGATTTTCGGCACCGCGGCCATCTTCCTATATCCGTGGCTTTGGCAGCTTAACGCGCATTATCACTGGCTGGATTTCACCGCGTCACAGTTCGGTATTTACACCGGTTCGACGGTGCATGAAGTGGCGCAGGTGGTGGCGGCCGGTCAGGGGGTCAGCCCGGAGGCGGAAAACGCAGCGGTGATTGCAAAAATGATCCGCGTGATGATGCTGGCACCTTTCCTGCTGCTGTTATCCGGCTGGGTCGCGCGTGGCAAAGGCCAGCAGCAAGAGGGGCAGGCATCCGGGATACGCAACATCACCATTCCGTGGTTTGCCCTGTTCTTTATCCTGGTGGCGGCGTTTAACTCGCTGGATATTTTGCCGCACAGCTGGATCCCGGCGCTTATCACGCTTGATACCGTTTTGCTGGCAATGGCAATGGCCGCGCTCGGCCTGACCACGCACATCAGCGCGCTGCGTCAGGCAGGCCTGAAACCGATGCTGCTGGCGGCGATTCTGTTCGTCTGGCTGATTGCCGGTGGTGCAGGAATTAACCAACTGGTGCAACATCTTTTTGGCTGA